The following are encoded in a window of Amaranthus tricolor cultivar Red isolate AtriRed21 chromosome 2, ASM2621246v1, whole genome shotgun sequence genomic DNA:
- the LOC130806494 gene encoding ras-related protein Rab7-like, with amino-acid sequence MSSRRRTLLKVIILGDSGVGKTSLMNQYVNKKFSNQYKATIGADFLTKEVQFDDRLFTLQIWDTAGQERFQSLGVAFYRGADCCVLVYDVNSMKSFDNLNNWREEFLIQASPSDPENFPFVVIGNKIDVDGGNNRVVPEKKARAWCASKGNIPYFETSAKEGLNVEEAFQCIAKNALKSGEEEEIYLPDTIDVANNNQPRPSGCDC; translated from the exons ATGTCATCACGTAGAAGAACACTCTTGAAGGTTATAATTCTCGGCGATAGCGG AGTTGGGAAGACATCTTTGATGAATCA ATATGTGAATAAGAAGTTCAGCAATCAATACAAGGCCACTATTGGTGCTGATTTTTTGACCAAGGAAGTGCAGTTTGATGATCGACTTTTCACTTTACAG ATATGGGATACGGCTGGACAGGAAAGATTTCAGAGTCTAGGTGTTGCTTTCTATCGAGGTGCAGATTGTTGTGTTCTTGTATATGATGTCAACTCTATGAAGTCATTTGACAATCTCAACAACTGGAGGGAAGAATTTCTCATACAG GCTAGTCCTTCCGATCCAGAAAACTTCCCCTTTGTTGTCATTGGAAATAAGATTGATGTTGATGGTGGAAACAATAGAGTG GTTCCTGAGAAAAAGGCACGGGCATGGTGCGCATCTAAGGGGAATATTCCTTACTTTGAGACTTCAGCAAAGGAGGGATTGAATGTTGAAGAAGCTTTCCAGTGCATAGCAAAAAATGCCTTAAAGAgtggtgaagaagaagaaat ATACTTACCGGACACAATCGATGTTGCAAACAACAACCAGCCGAGGCCAAGTGGATGTGATTGTTAA